From a single Paenibacillus sp. FSL R5-0345 genomic region:
- a CDS encoding acetylxylan esterase, with amino-acid sequence MGSDMTLSQLKNYNGSSPKPDDFNSFWERALRDLDAQSLEYELEPAEFVSELAECFHLYFTGVGGARIHCKYVRPKKRGSEKGSGVVMFHGYSCDSGDWMEKVTYAAHGISVLAMDCRGQGGLSEDNLTVKGTTIRGHIIRGIDDPNPHNLYYRNVFLDTAQTARILMSMEEVDPARVGAFGLSQGGALTVACAALEPRVSMAVPVYPFLSDYRRAWELDITTSAYEEINYYFRFFDPHHLREDEIFNRLAYIDIQNLAERIQAKMLWVTGLSDVICPPSTQFATYNKVLAPKELMVYYEYGHEYLPYLSDRVLQMFMTL; translated from the coding sequence ATGGGAAGCGACATGACATTGTCACAATTGAAAAATTATAACGGAAGCAGCCCAAAGCCGGATGATTTCAATTCATTTTGGGAGCGGGCTTTGCGTGATCTAGACGCCCAGTCACTAGAGTATGAACTAGAGCCTGCGGAGTTTGTCAGCGAGCTGGCAGAATGTTTTCATCTCTATTTTACCGGCGTTGGCGGAGCAAGAATCCATTGTAAATATGTAAGACCGAAGAAAAGAGGGTCAGAAAAAGGTTCCGGTGTAGTGATGTTCCACGGATATTCCTGTGACAGTGGCGATTGGATGGAGAAGGTGACTTATGCGGCCCATGGGATTAGTGTCCTTGCGATGGATTGCCGGGGACAGGGCGGACTTTCCGAGGATAATCTAACTGTAAAAGGCACAACCATTCGTGGACATATTATTCGCGGCATTGACGATCCTAATCCGCACAACCTTTACTATCGTAATGTGTTTCTGGATACAGCGCAGACTGCTCGAATATTGATGTCTATGGAAGAAGTTGATCCAGCACGAGTAGGTGCTTTTGGTTTATCTCAAGGCGGAGCGCTTACTGTAGCTTGTGCAGCATTAGAGCCGCGTGTGAGCATGGCCGTTCCTGTGTATCCGTTTCTTTCAGATTATAGACGGGCTTGGGAGCTTGATATTACTACTTCAGCTTATGAGGAAATTAACTATTATTTCCGCTTTTTTGACCCCCATCATTTACGTGAAGACGAGATTTTTAATAGACTGGCTTACATCGATATTCAGAATCTCGCGGAGCGAATTCAAGCCAAAATGTTGTGGGTTACAGGGTTATCCGATGTGATTTGTCCACCTTCAACGCAGTTTGCCACATACAACAAAGTACTAGCGCCCAAAGAGCTTATGGTTTATTATGAGTACGGACATGAGTATTTGCCATATCTTTCCGATCGGGTGTTACAAATGTTCATGACCTTGTAA
- a CDS encoding methyl-accepting chemotaxis protein, giving the protein MKKEKGRFQLHPSKSIGVRLFLIFFVSTMVLVLSLGYTSYSVAEHTIETNALSANQQTVVQTAEKFDVELLRYEDGLGRILYNNEIQNALKQGNNPTTSNEERKVLSNQVSAELNDWLTASNGVEAVYLIPMNEGFPISSAGTKDNAFIESFKESSWFKQLVEKPQSVWIPRELQGQEGNTSGVFHLAKSIAGDSKSSGYIVISDIRISELENQLRKVDLGAGSYMQLLTNKDELIASSQQVGTDTYLNLGGTLLGGLQNTAGSLPTKDEKGKSILAVYGTLETSGWRLLGVVPAENLTKDALRILKTTYLIVAVAAVIAILIGYWMVRMVSRPLTRLKNLMSEGAEGNLGVRTNITSRDEIGQLSSSFNMMMERITELVIHTNETAQKVLETADELSGVSRKTADAAMDIAAATEEIAGGAGSLALEADRGNELTGQISVQMDLVNSATHEMDHTAHSIGELSEEGFNRLKELLNETNRTGLKTNQLVMKVNELTETASSVMKVLNVMQNITQQTNVLSLNATIEAARAGEAGRGFMVVADEIRQLADQSKESIAVVAEITDTVMRDMNETVVVLSEVAPLFNQQMTSVQSTSDIFVSVQDQMQHFIARLNAVTVSMDSLSQSQKVLSDSMSNVSSIAEESSAASQEVASLSGEQQSVSDHLVELSLKLEDASLQLKEKLSKFSV; this is encoded by the coding sequence GTGAAAAAAGAAAAAGGACGGTTCCAGCTGCATCCATCCAAATCCATTGGGGTGCGGCTTTTTCTCATCTTCTTTGTTTCGACGATGGTGCTCGTGCTCTCGCTTGGCTACACTTCCTATTCCGTAGCAGAGCATACGATCGAGACTAATGCGCTGTCAGCCAATCAACAGACAGTCGTTCAAACCGCTGAGAAGTTTGATGTGGAATTGTTACGTTATGAGGATGGTCTAGGAAGAATCTTGTACAACAATGAAATTCAAAATGCACTCAAACAAGGGAATAATCCCACTACAAGTAATGAGGAACGTAAGGTACTGTCTAATCAGGTTAGTGCGGAGCTAAATGATTGGCTCACTGCTTCAAACGGTGTGGAAGCCGTATACCTTATTCCGATGAATGAAGGTTTTCCAATTTCTTCGGCGGGTACAAAAGATAATGCTTTTATTGAGAGTTTCAAAGAATCCTCATGGTTTAAGCAGCTAGTGGAGAAGCCGCAGAGTGTATGGATTCCACGTGAGTTACAGGGCCAGGAAGGAAATACGTCAGGTGTTTTCCATTTGGCTAAATCGATTGCCGGTGATTCTAAAAGCTCGGGATACATAGTCATTAGTGATATCAGAATTAGCGAATTAGAAAATCAGCTTCGTAAAGTAGATCTTGGAGCAGGCTCCTACATGCAATTGCTGACGAATAAGGATGAATTGATTGCCTCTTCTCAGCAAGTGGGGACGGATACATATTTGAATCTGGGAGGAACGCTTCTGGGGGGGCTGCAGAATACAGCAGGGTCATTGCCAACAAAGGATGAGAAGGGGAAATCCATATTAGCTGTCTATGGAACACTAGAAACCTCGGGATGGCGATTACTTGGTGTTGTACCCGCTGAGAACTTGACGAAAGACGCGCTGCGTATTCTCAAGACTACCTATCTTATCGTAGCTGTAGCGGCAGTTATCGCGATTCTGATTGGGTACTGGATGGTAAGAATGGTATCTCGTCCGTTGACCAGACTTAAGAATCTGATGTCTGAGGGAGCCGAAGGGAATCTAGGAGTGCGTACGAATATCACCTCACGTGATGAAATCGGTCAGTTATCCAGCTCTTTTAACATGATGATGGAACGGATAACAGAGCTGGTTATTCATACGAATGAAACAGCTCAGAAGGTACTGGAAACCGCCGATGAGCTTAGCGGTGTATCACGTAAGACAGCTGATGCAGCCATGGATATTGCCGCGGCCACGGAAGAAATTGCGGGTGGTGCTGGAAGTCTAGCCTTGGAAGCTGATCGTGGCAATGAGTTGACGGGGCAAATTTCGGTACAGATGGATTTAGTCAATTCAGCTACTCACGAGATGGATCATACTGCACACAGCATCGGCGAACTCAGTGAGGAAGGTTTCAACAGATTGAAAGAATTACTTAATGAGACGAATAGGACGGGCCTGAAGACGAATCAGCTTGTGATGAAGGTTAACGAGCTGACAGAAACGGCATCTTCCGTTATGAAGGTTCTTAATGTGATGCAAAATATTACTCAGCAGACGAATGTCTTGTCTCTGAATGCCACCATTGAAGCAGCAAGAGCAGGCGAGGCTGGACGCGGATTCATGGTGGTAGCTGATGAAATACGCCAGCTTGCTGATCAATCGAAAGAGTCTATTGCTGTTGTGGCAGAAATAACAGATACCGTAATGAGAGATATGAACGAGACAGTTGTGGTTCTATCAGAAGTTGCACCGCTTTTTAATCAGCAAATGACCTCCGTGCAGAGCACTAGCGATATCTTCGTATCTGTACAGGATCAGATGCAGCATTTTATCGCACGTCTGAATGCTGTAACTGTGTCGATGGACAGCCTGAGCCAATCGCAAAAGGTTCTATCCGATTCGATGAGCAACGTAAGCTCAATAGCTGAGGAATCATCAGCTGCATCTCAAGAGGTTGCCTCACTCAGTGGAGAGCAACAAAGTGTAAGTGATCATTTGGTAGAGCTTTCTTTGAAGCTGGAGGATGCATCCTTGCAGTTAAAGGAGAAATTATCGAAGTTCAGCGTGTAG
- a CDS encoding peptidoglycan D,D-transpeptidase FtsI family protein, whose amino-acid sequence MRNNKHRRVFSGLLILSAAVAVLILRLAWVQLIMKEQTVPGTKYTLAKMAEIQSERETVLDSGRGRLYDRKNEPLAGETIWTAAFFPQEEMAKKPVTKVVYEEAKPMHRLAEILGVSYEQLLNKRSSLKEPLLWPSSVGKEPLALSQAQAEEVSALGIDGVGVLPFARRYDGNSSGRQWLGYLSEATMHAGAKASPTGLRVPMTGTDGLEKTLEPLLQGVGHTEAYVQVDARGNRLPGSPIQVKAPGNPYFPLSLYTTIDKKLQEGIEALALKSGMKEGAIVVLDTGTGDIEAMVSLPFYNPEKISPQGGEWNNRALQAAVPGSIFKIVTAAAALEAGVTSADELFYCSGQYEKYGLSCLTGKGHGPLTLAQGFAVSCNTVFAALAERLSGVQLQSTAFALGLGRDISWQAEKTLGFPLLKPLAGEQKGTIFTTLLPDDKGARVQTAIGQRDVQVTPLQAANLIVTLLHGGEVRAPRILQRVTFANGQKLEELPGHLSPSSAGRISKATARQLLSMMRKVVTEGTGTRLQSTHWPLAGKSGTAQTQVKGIARNNQWFIGYGPVDHPRYAVSVAVENVAPDSPHLAIKLFGQIFDLLSDSSEA is encoded by the coding sequence TTGCGTAATAACAAACACCGGCGTGTATTCAGCGGTCTTCTTATTTTATCTGCGGCTGTAGCCGTGTTGATCCTTAGGCTGGCGTGGGTTCAACTAATTATGAAGGAACAGACGGTTCCTGGAACAAAATATACACTTGCGAAGATGGCGGAAATTCAAAGTGAACGGGAGACGGTACTGGACAGTGGTCGGGGACGTCTGTATGACCGCAAGAATGAACCCCTTGCCGGGGAAACTATTTGGACGGCGGCGTTTTTTCCACAGGAGGAGATGGCTAAGAAACCTGTGACGAAGGTTGTTTACGAAGAAGCGAAACCCATGCACCGACTGGCGGAGATTCTGGGTGTCAGCTATGAACAACTGCTGAATAAGCGTTCTTCGCTTAAAGAACCTTTACTTTGGCCATCTTCAGTGGGAAAAGAACCCCTCGCGTTGTCCCAGGCACAGGCAGAAGAAGTGAGTGCACTGGGGATTGACGGAGTAGGCGTGCTTCCTTTCGCACGCAGATATGATGGGAATTCTTCAGGTCGGCAATGGCTAGGCTATTTATCGGAAGCCACCATGCATGCTGGAGCTAAAGCCTCTCCTACGGGTCTTAGAGTTCCTATGACGGGAACGGACGGTTTAGAGAAGACATTAGAGCCTTTGCTTCAAGGGGTAGGACACACGGAAGCATATGTTCAAGTGGATGCGCGTGGGAATCGCCTTCCAGGCAGCCCCATCCAAGTTAAAGCACCGGGCAATCCTTATTTCCCTTTGTCTTTATATACAACGATTGATAAGAAGCTTCAGGAGGGGATTGAGGCGCTAGCGCTTAAATCCGGAATGAAGGAAGGAGCCATAGTGGTGTTAGACACCGGCACGGGAGATATTGAAGCCATGGTATCTTTACCCTTCTATAACCCAGAGAAGATATCTCCTCAAGGGGGGGAGTGGAATAACCGGGCGCTCCAGGCCGCCGTTCCTGGATCGATCTTCAAAATCGTTACAGCCGCCGCAGCGTTAGAAGCGGGTGTAACCTCCGCTGACGAGCTTTTTTATTGTTCAGGGCAATATGAGAAATATGGATTGTCTTGCCTGACAGGAAAGGGACACGGCCCCCTTACGCTGGCGCAAGGATTTGCCGTGTCCTGTAATACTGTATTTGCTGCTCTGGCAGAGCGATTGAGCGGTGTTCAGCTTCAATCAACAGCATTTGCGCTAGGACTTGGAAGAGATATTAGCTGGCAAGCCGAAAAGACGCTTGGGTTCCCACTTCTAAAACCACTAGCCGGCGAGCAAAAGGGGACCATCTTCACTACCTTACTTCCAGATGACAAGGGAGCCAGGGTACAGACTGCAATTGGACAGCGAGATGTGCAAGTCACACCTTTACAAGCAGCAAATCTAATCGTAACGCTACTGCATGGTGGGGAAGTAAGAGCGCCAAGAATCCTGCAGCGAGTCACATTTGCAAATGGACAGAAGCTGGAGGAGCTTCCGGGTCATCTGTCCCCATCCTCCGCAGGTAGGATCTCTAAGGCTACAGCCCGCCAGTTACTGTCCATGATGCGCAAAGTAGTGACGGAAGGCACCGGAACTCGTCTACAAAGCACACACTGGCCCCTTGCAGGTAAATCAGGGACGGCACAGACCCAAGTTAAGGGTATAGCACGCAACAATCAATGGTTTATCGGCTACGGTCCAGTGGATCACCCAAGATATGCTGTATCAGTTGCTGTAGAGAATGTCGCTCCGGACAGTCCGCATCTTGCCATTAAGCTGTTCGGTCAGATATTTGATTTGTTATCGGATTCGTCAGAAGCTTGA
- a CDS encoding AI-2E family transporter: MLPLYKKYWRTFFDIGLIVLTVYLVMFAFSKLYQLAAPVFLSFFVFLLIEPLARFLNRRGLAKPFASAISVLLFLIVLLGTLFGAGLLVTIQALHFQDNLPKYTYVVQQHFAEFTTYLQQKIDSLPPDITDKVNGYFKDATNVLTGWLVAFLKYMVGVLGSFSSFMANFGIAIILAFFLSMEIKDWRKIAHDKMPKTFKTAYAFLQGNVFKAIGSYLKAQLILISITFVIVLVGLFILRTGNEITMALICAVFDVLPLLGVTTILVPWIIYLFIVGNTSLAIGLIILLAIVLIVRQLLEPKITGNSIGVSSAFLMLSFVILSTSAFGMAGLILSPILLILIKELIQQGYLQSWIYLPQEEFIVSPFAANGPSSKGKATPAPPETQASDESDNKSNI, from the coding sequence ATGCTGCCGTTATACAAAAAATATTGGCGCACGTTCTTCGACATTGGATTAATTGTCCTCACGGTCTATCTGGTTATGTTTGCCTTCAGTAAATTGTATCAGTTAGCTGCACCTGTATTCCTATCTTTTTTTGTATTTTTGCTTATTGAACCACTTGCCCGTTTCTTGAACCGACGGGGGCTAGCCAAACCATTCGCTTCGGCAATCTCAGTGCTTCTGTTTCTAATCGTTCTTCTAGGTACGTTATTTGGTGCTGGGCTATTGGTCACGATCCAAGCGCTTCACTTTCAAGATAATCTTCCTAAGTATACATATGTGGTACAACAACATTTCGCGGAATTCACAACCTACCTTCAGCAAAAAATCGATAGCCTGCCGCCTGATATTACCGACAAAGTGAATGGATACTTTAAAGATGCCACGAATGTCCTTACTGGATGGCTTGTTGCTTTTCTAAAATACATGGTCGGTGTTCTTGGATCCTTTTCCTCTTTCATGGCCAATTTTGGGATTGCCATTATTTTAGCATTTTTTCTTAGTATGGAAATTAAAGACTGGCGCAAAATCGCCCATGACAAAATGCCAAAAACATTTAAAACCGCTTATGCCTTTTTGCAGGGTAATGTATTTAAAGCCATCGGCTCTTATTTAAAAGCTCAGCTTATTCTGATCAGCATTACCTTTGTTATCGTACTGGTTGGCTTATTCATACTAAGAACCGGTAACGAAATCACTATGGCGCTTATCTGTGCTGTATTTGATGTCTTGCCGCTCCTAGGTGTAACAACGATTTTAGTCCCTTGGATTATCTATCTGTTCATTGTTGGCAATACCTCTTTAGCAATCGGTCTAATCATACTCCTCGCAATTGTACTGATTGTAAGACAACTGCTTGAGCCTAAGATTACCGGGAATTCGATTGGCGTTTCGTCAGCTTTTCTAATGCTGTCCTTCGTCATTCTGTCCACATCTGCTTTCGGTATGGCCGGTCTGATCCTGTCGCCAATTCTGCTTATTCTAATCAAAGAGCTTATCCAACAAGGATATCTTCAGAGCTGGATCTATTTGCCTCAAGAGGAGTTTATCGTTTCGCCCTTTGCCGCAAACGGCCCTTCATCTAAGGGCAAGGCTACTCCTGCTCCTCCGGAGACTCAAGCTTCTGACGAATCCGATAACAAATCAAATATCTGA
- a CDS encoding polysaccharide deacetylase family protein, whose amino-acid sequence MQTLLLWLFYISSFYAFIPGMISRIFGYRVFRKGTGLNEFALTFDDGPDPRFTPLLLDLLKKYDAKATFFVVGSNAERYPELIRRIHAEGHLIGIHNYVHKTNWLMRPATVRRQIQRTNDIIYNIIGERSTYYRPPWGIVNLFDISKRRQVEIVLWSVMFGDWREKLGAQRLTEKMLARLNPGEVMLLHDSGTTLGADPDAPENMLVALELTLQEAQRRGLRSIRVDDMIKMAEKSPIRRLSFGKRVLVGLWLAWEQVFQVLFQLKTINPADPFMHYRMRKYQGEPVELGDGTQLRKGDKIIELHIDNKQLFELGIHSRSSAQLAIRMIRRMEKGLPMLAEVIAKDVDLAQAKALYGVSMINRGPEKFGFSVHDLPDGLFARSTKFYLKILLSVIHPDGGARLKERSEVLVPKLILMPVSELLKKMNQQLPHDERSVRKRKPQQEEALSLNDSLSEVELPGATVTN is encoded by the coding sequence ATGCAGACTTTGCTGCTCTGGTTATTTTATATCTCATCTTTTTATGCTTTTATCCCGGGTATGATTAGCCGCATTTTTGGTTACCGTGTCTTTCGTAAAGGAACTGGGCTGAATGAGTTCGCGTTGACCTTTGACGATGGACCTGACCCTCGATTTACACCGTTACTCCTGGATTTATTGAAGAAGTATGATGCAAAAGCAACCTTTTTTGTAGTAGGATCTAACGCTGAACGTTATCCGGAGCTTATTAGGCGGATACATGCAGAGGGACATCTTATTGGAATTCATAATTATGTTCACAAGACGAACTGGCTCATGCGGCCCGCAACCGTTCGTCGGCAGATTCAGCGCACGAATGATATTATCTACAACATAATAGGCGAGCGTAGTACGTATTACCGTCCACCTTGGGGGATTGTCAATTTGTTCGATATTTCTAAGCGTCGCCAAGTTGAAATTGTTCTTTGGTCGGTAATGTTTGGCGATTGGCGTGAGAAGCTTGGTGCGCAGCGGCTCACCGAAAAAATGCTTGCCCGATTGAATCCCGGTGAAGTAATGCTGCTGCATGATAGCGGTACAACGCTGGGTGCCGATCCGGATGCACCCGAGAATATGCTTGTAGCCCTTGAACTGACGCTGCAGGAGGCCCAAAGAAGAGGACTGCGTAGCATTCGAGTGGATGACATGATCAAGATGGCGGAGAAATCACCGATTCGGCGTTTATCCTTTGGTAAACGAGTACTGGTAGGACTCTGGTTGGCTTGGGAGCAAGTATTTCAAGTATTGTTCCAGCTTAAGACGATTAACCCGGCGGATCCATTCATGCATTATCGAATGCGTAAATATCAGGGAGAGCCTGTTGAACTCGGTGATGGAACCCAGCTGAGAAAAGGCGATAAAATCATTGAGCTGCATATTGATAACAAGCAATTATTCGAATTAGGTATTCATTCCCGTTCTTCTGCTCAACTTGCGATTCGAATGATCCGCAGAATGGAGAAAGGGTTGCCAATGCTGGCGGAAGTCATTGCCAAGGATGTGGATCTTGCGCAAGCCAAAGCACTTTATGGGGTTAGTATGATAAACCGTGGGCCAGAGAAATTTGGCTTTAGTGTACATGATTTGCCGGATGGTTTATTCGCACGCTCCACCAAGTTTTACTTAAAGATCCTGTTAAGTGTGATTCATCCAGATGGTGGTGCTAGGCTCAAGGAGCGGAGTGAGGTCCTTGTACCGAAGCTAATCTTGATGCCTGTCTCAGAATTGCTCAAGAAGATGAATCAGCAACTGCCTCATGATGAAAGGTCAGTAAGAAAACGTAAACCACAGCAAGAGGAAGCCTTGTCGCTTAACGATTCACTTTCAGAAGTGGAATTACCAGGAGCAACAGTAACGAATTGA
- the ilvD gene encoding dihydroxy-acid dehydratase, with the protein MAAKKMRSDMIKKGFDRAPHRSLLRAAGVKEEDFGKPFIAVCNSYIDIVPGHVHLQEFGKIVKEAIREAGGVPFEFNTIGVDDGIAMGHIGMRYSLPSREIIADALETVVSAHWFDGMVCIPNCDKITPGMMMGALRVNIPTMFVSGGPMKAGVDSKGKKLSLTSVFEGVGAHQVGKINDAELLELEQFGCPTCGSCSGMFTANSMNCLAEALGLALPGNGTILAVADERREFVRRSATQLMELIKLDLKPRDIVTKESLDNAFALDMAMGGSTNTVLHTLALAQEAGIDYPLERINEVANRVPYLAKLAPASDIFIEDVDRAGGVSAVLNELLKKPGALYGDCMTVTGKTLAENVIGHEIQDTSVIHKIDNPYSERGGLAVLYGNLAPEGSIIKVGAVDASVGGYHKGPAICFDSQESALEGIANGKVKEGHVVVIRYEGPKGGPGMPEMLAPTSQIVGMGLGAKVGLITDGRFSGASRGISIGHISPEAAEGGPIAFVEDGDIIELDLNNRKIELLVDEEVLAVRRTGWKEFEPKVKTGYLARYSKMVTNASNGAVLKI; encoded by the coding sequence ATGGCAGCTAAGAAAATGCGTTCAGACATGATTAAAAAAGGCTTTGACCGTGCTCCACACCGTAGTCTCCTGCGTGCAGCCGGAGTAAAAGAAGAAGATTTCGGAAAGCCGTTTATTGCGGTCTGCAATTCCTATATTGATATTGTTCCAGGTCATGTGCATCTGCAAGAGTTCGGTAAGATCGTTAAGGAAGCGATTCGTGAAGCTGGCGGCGTTCCTTTCGAATTCAATACGATCGGCGTAGATGACGGTATCGCAATGGGACATATCGGCATGCGTTATTCACTGCCAAGCCGTGAGATCATCGCTGACGCCTTGGAAACTGTAGTTTCCGCGCATTGGTTCGATGGCATGGTCTGCATCCCTAACTGCGATAAAATCACACCGGGTATGATGATGGGCGCACTGCGTGTCAACATCCCAACCATGTTCGTAAGCGGCGGACCAATGAAAGCCGGCGTAGACAGTAAAGGTAAAAAACTCTCCCTTACCTCCGTATTTGAGGGCGTAGGTGCTCACCAAGTCGGCAAAATCAACGATGCTGAGCTGCTTGAATTAGAACAATTCGGTTGTCCTACCTGCGGATCTTGTTCAGGAATGTTCACAGCCAACTCCATGAACTGCTTGGCAGAAGCACTTGGACTTGCATTGCCAGGTAATGGTACCATCCTAGCTGTAGCTGATGAGCGTAGAGAATTTGTACGCAGATCTGCTACTCAATTGATGGAATTGATTAAATTAGATCTTAAACCAAGAGATATCGTAACTAAGGAATCCCTAGATAACGCTTTTGCACTGGATATGGCAATGGGCGGATCCACCAATACGGTGCTGCACACCCTTGCGCTAGCTCAAGAAGCTGGTATCGATTATCCGCTTGAACGTATTAACGAAGTGGCTAACCGTGTTCCTTATTTGGCGAAGCTGGCTCCAGCATCCGATATTTTCATCGAAGATGTGGACCGCGCAGGCGGCGTTAGTGCCGTCTTGAATGAACTGCTGAAGAAACCAGGTGCTCTGTACGGAGACTGCATGACGGTTACCGGCAAAACATTAGCCGAAAACGTAATCGGACATGAGATCCAAGATACTTCGGTTATTCATAAGATCGATAACCCTTACTCCGAAAGAGGCGGTCTCGCCGTCCTATACGGCAACCTGGCTCCTGAAGGTTCCATCATTAAAGTAGGTGCAGTAGATGCTTCTGTTGGTGGATATCACAAAGGTCCTGCGATCTGCTTTGATTCCCAAGAATCCGCACTCGAAGGTATCGCTAACGGTAAGGTTAAAGAAGGCCATGTAGTCGTTATCCGTTATGAAGGTCCAAAGGGTGGACCGGGAATGCCGGAAATGCTAGCTCCTACTTCACAAATCGTGGGCATGGGTCTGGGTGCTAAGGTTGGTCTGATTACAGACGGACGTTTCTCGGGGGCTTCCCGCGGAATCAGTATCGGTCATATTTCTCCAGAAGCTGCTGAAGGCGGCCCGATCGCTTTTGTTGAGGATGGCGACATCATTGAACTCGACCTCAACAATCGTAAGATTGAACTGCTGGTTGACGAAGAAGTATTGGCGGTTCGCCGTACGGGCTGGAAAGAGTTTGAGCCTAAAGTTAAGACTGGTTACCTGGCTCGCTATTCCAAAATGGTTACCAACGCAAGTAACGGTGCAGTACTGAAGATTTAA
- a CDS encoding acyltransferase family protein, translating to MVGDNSLDTPGKTFFLNLRFVLIVTVIVGNAIEPLIGSMSSLHSLYLWIFSFHMPLFVLVTGFFANKHLTGTQGRRIIMQIGLQYIIFQSLYSVLDAAIYHVQGIHHSFFAPYLLLWFLASHAFWRLLMIGMRKWTPAMQFIFAIVAGIAIGYLQLDGIWFSISRTFVYLPFFVLGYHFPFQTFLRFFQKKIKVTAAAVSILLFLLFASGGSEFPIGWLYGSMTYMQLGLHEWYAGVYRLAVYGLQITAALAFMGWIPYLLSRMTDWGSRTLYVFLLHGFIIRFAAVSGLYSYINHSIGAVLLVFSAILLTILLAQPSVKRLMHPIVEPPVGWMITLQRVALRRSL from the coding sequence ATGGTAGGGGATAACTCGCTAGACACACCTGGAAAGACCTTTTTTCTAAATTTACGTTTTGTTCTCATTGTCACTGTAATCGTTGGAAACGCCATAGAACCACTGATAGGCTCAATGAGCAGCTTGCATAGCTTATATTTGTGGATCTTCAGCTTCCATATGCCCCTCTTCGTGCTCGTTACAGGCTTTTTTGCCAATAAACACCTTACAGGGACGCAAGGCCGTCGCATAATCATGCAAATCGGACTGCAGTACATTATTTTTCAAAGCCTCTACTCTGTGCTAGACGCCGCCATATATCACGTACAGGGTATCCATCATTCTTTTTTCGCCCCCTATTTGCTCTTATGGTTCCTGGCAAGTCATGCCTTCTGGCGTTTGCTAATGATCGGGATGCGTAAATGGACGCCTGCCATGCAATTCATTTTTGCTATCGTTGCTGGAATTGCCATTGGATACCTACAGCTTGATGGCATATGGTTCAGCATTAGCCGTACTTTCGTATACCTGCCATTTTTCGTATTAGGTTATCATTTTCCGTTCCAGACCTTTTTACGCTTTTTTCAAAAAAAGATTAAAGTCACTGCTGCCGCAGTCTCCATCCTTCTATTCCTTCTGTTTGCATCTGGGGGCTCAGAGTTCCCGATAGGCTGGCTTTACGGAAGTATGACTTACATGCAGCTTGGACTTCATGAATGGTACGCAGGAGTTTATCGGTTAGCTGTTTACGGTCTGCAAATCACTGCTGCACTAGCATTTATGGGGTGGATTCCTTACTTGCTCAGCCGGATGACTGACTGGGGTTCCCGTACATTGTATGTTTTTCTACTTCACGGATTTATCATTCGTTTTGCCGCCGTTTCTGGCCTGTACTCCTATATCAACCATTCTATAGGCGCCGTCTTATTAGTGTTCTCCGCAATCTTACTAACCATTCTCTTAGCCCAACCAAGTGTAAAACGACTGATGCATCCTATTGTTGAGCCTCCCGTTGGTTGGATGATCACCCTGCAGCGTGTTGCCTTAAGGCGCTCATTATAA
- a CDS encoding alpha/beta hydrolase codes for MKRRINKRRIGLTVLIILVIAGLLLWKYLTPYAPAEQAETALISSGGVTVEQNDNWISFEPSITKGASIIFYPGALVKPEAYSPLAKGIAAAGHPFYIAKMPFNLAVTKGDAAEEIIRVHPKQSFVLGGHSLGGVMASRYAVEHADQLEGVFFLASYPDEKGSLRETTLSVLSLVGTEDQVIDRDSYSKGRSYLPDNTVYSSIVGGNHAQFGSYGPQKGDGNATISEEEQQKETVRAMLDWLGNLR; via the coding sequence TTGAAGAGAAGAATAAATAAGCGTCGTATTGGTTTAACTGTACTAATTATTCTTGTTATAGCCGGATTGCTGTTATGGAAATATTTAACTCCGTATGCACCAGCCGAACAAGCAGAAACTGCCCTGATTTCCAGTGGTGGAGTTACCGTCGAGCAGAATGACAACTGGATCTCGTTCGAACCTTCCATTACTAAAGGTGCCTCGATCATATTTTACCCTGGAGCTCTGGTGAAACCAGAAGCTTATTCCCCGCTTGCGAAGGGCATTGCTGCTGCGGGACATCCTTTCTACATCGCCAAAATGCCGTTTAATTTAGCAGTAACAAAGGGCGATGCCGCAGAAGAGATTATTCGTGTACATCCGAAGCAATCTTTTGTTCTAGGTGGACATTCCCTTGGGGGCGTCATGGCGTCACGTTATGCAGTTGAGCATGCGGACCAGCTGGAAGGTGTATTTTTTCTAGCCTCTTATCCGGATGAAAAAGGTAGTCTACGAGAGACCACTTTGTCAGTATTGTCGCTGGTAGGGACTGAGGATCAAGTGATTGACAGAGACAGCTACAGTAAAGGGCGCTCTTATCTGCCGGATAATACGGTCTATAGTTCAATCGTCGGTGGTAATCACGCTCAGTTTGGAAGCTATGGACCTCAAAAGGGAGACGGGAATGCAACCATTTCTGAAGAAGAGCAGCAAAAAGAAACAGTGAGAGCTATGCTGGATTGGCTAGGGAATCTTAGGTAG